The following proteins come from a genomic window of Blastococcus sp. HT6-30:
- a CDS encoding DUF5313 family protein gives MDPADGSAMADPRPEQDDPVVRPAPHRWLWYALGGGLPGRHRGWVLHDTTTGTWWVRHIARMLVQLAVPIALVVTLLPAPLALRLAVVGGGIFLGLIFSLAYMPETTENRVVKAGYPAGTATALRDRAGVGRQQRETERKRAAAAKRAARYRDRTGR, from the coding sequence GTGGACCCCGCGGATGGCAGCGCCATGGCCGACCCCCGCCCGGAGCAGGACGACCCGGTCGTCCGGCCGGCGCCCCACCGGTGGCTCTGGTACGCCCTCGGCGGCGGGCTGCCCGGGCGGCACCGCGGCTGGGTGCTGCACGACACCACCACCGGAACCTGGTGGGTGCGGCACATCGCCCGGATGCTGGTGCAGCTGGCCGTGCCCATCGCGCTGGTCGTGACGCTGCTGCCCGCCCCGCTGGCGCTGCGCCTCGCGGTCGTCGGCGGCGGGATCTTCCTGGGGCTCATCTTCTCGCTGGCCTACATGCCGGAGACCACCGAGAACCGGGTGGTCAAGGCCGGCTATCCGGCGGGCACCGCCACCGCGCTCCGGGACCGGGCCGGTGTCGGCCGCCAGCAGCGGGAGACCGAACGGAAGCGGGCCGCCGCGGCCAAGCGCGCCGCCCGCTACCGCGACCGCACCGGCCGCTGA